Proteins encoded within one genomic window of Micromonospora halotolerans:
- the gyrB gene encoding DNA topoisomerase (ATP-hydrolyzing) subunit B, translated as MAAEDNKKYGAESITVLEGLEAVRKRPGMYIGSTGERGLHHLVWEVVDNAVDEALAGYCDTIDVVLLADGGVRVTDNGRGFPVDLHPKLKKPGVEVALTVLHAGGKFDGKAYAVSGGLHGVGVSVVNALSTRMAVEIHKDGFVWRQQYHNSKPTPLEKGETTDRTGSAVSFWPDADVFETVDFDFQTIYRRLQEMAFLNRGLTIHLLDERVSDGEEGKQREVTFLYKGGIADFVRHLNASKNPIHKTVVEFGAEEEGMSVEIAMQWNESYGESVYTFANTINTHEGGTHEEGFRAALTSVVNRYGTDKKLLKGDEKLSGEDIREGLAAIISVKLANPQFEGQTKTKLGNTPVKSFVQRVCNEWLVDWFDRNPAEAKTIIQKASQAARARIAAQQARKLARRKSLLESGSMPGKLADCQSTDPRESEVFIVEGDSAGGSAKQGRDPRTQAILPIRGKILNVEKARIDRVLKNNEVQALITALGTGIHDDFDIEKLRYHKIVLMADADVDGQHIQTLLLTLLFRFMRPLVELGHVYLAAPPLYKIKWNKKGDDAQYAYSDRERDGLIALRQQKKPNARPDDIQRFKGLGEMNYPELWETTMNPATRTLRQVTLDDAATADELFSVLMGEDVEARRSFIQRNAKDVRFLDI; from the coding sequence GTGGCAGCGGAGGACAACAAGAAGTACGGCGCCGAGTCGATCACCGTTCTCGAGGGCCTGGAGGCGGTCCGGAAGCGGCCCGGTATGTACATCGGGTCCACCGGTGAACGCGGTCTGCACCACCTCGTATGGGAGGTCGTCGACAACGCCGTGGACGAGGCGCTGGCCGGCTACTGCGACACCATCGACGTGGTGCTGCTGGCCGACGGCGGCGTCCGGGTCACCGACAACGGGCGTGGCTTCCCGGTCGACCTCCACCCCAAGCTGAAGAAGCCGGGTGTCGAGGTCGCGCTGACCGTGCTGCACGCGGGCGGCAAGTTCGACGGCAAGGCGTACGCGGTCTCCGGCGGCCTGCACGGCGTCGGCGTCTCGGTGGTGAACGCCCTCTCCACCCGGATGGCCGTGGAGATCCACAAGGACGGCTTCGTCTGGCGGCAGCAGTACCACAACTCCAAGCCCACCCCGCTGGAGAAGGGCGAGACGACCGACCGGACCGGTTCGGCGGTCTCCTTCTGGCCCGACGCCGACGTGTTCGAGACGGTCGACTTCGACTTCCAGACCATCTACCGGCGCCTGCAGGAGATGGCCTTCCTCAACCGGGGCCTCACCATCCACCTGCTCGACGAGCGGGTGTCCGACGGTGAGGAGGGCAAGCAGCGCGAGGTGACCTTCCTCTACAAGGGCGGCATCGCCGACTTCGTCCGGCACCTCAACGCCTCCAAGAACCCGATCCACAAGACGGTGGTCGAGTTCGGGGCCGAGGAGGAGGGCATGTCGGTCGAGATCGCCATGCAGTGGAACGAGTCCTACGGCGAGTCGGTCTACACCTTCGCCAACACGATCAACACGCACGAGGGCGGCACCCACGAGGAGGGCTTCCGCGCCGCGCTGACCAGCGTGGTCAACCGCTACGGCACGGACAAGAAGCTGCTCAAGGGCGACGAGAAGCTCTCCGGCGAGGACATCCGCGAGGGTCTGGCCGCGATCATCTCGGTCAAGCTGGCCAACCCGCAGTTCGAGGGCCAGACCAAGACCAAGCTCGGCAACACCCCGGTCAAGAGCTTCGTGCAGCGGGTCTGCAACGAGTGGCTGGTCGACTGGTTCGACCGGAACCCGGCCGAGGCCAAGACCATCATCCAGAAGGCGTCCCAGGCGGCGCGGGCCCGTATCGCCGCCCAGCAGGCGCGCAAGCTGGCCCGGCGCAAGTCGCTGCTGGAGTCCGGCTCGATGCCCGGCAAGCTGGCCGACTGCCAGTCGACTGACCCGCGCGAGTCCGAGGTGTTCATCGTCGAGGGTGACTCCGCCGGCGGCTCGGCCAAGCAGGGGCGCGACCCGCGCACCCAGGCGATCCTGCCGATCCGCGGCAAGATCCTCAACGTGGAGAAGGCCCGGATCGACCGGGTGCTGAAGAACAACGAGGTCCAGGCGCTCATCACCGCGCTGGGCACCGGCATCCACGACGACTTCGACATCGAGAAGCTGCGCTACCACAAGATCGTGCTGATGGCCGACGCCGACGTCGACGGCCAGCACATCCAGACGCTGCTGCTCACCCTGCTGTTCCGCTTCATGCGTCCGCTGGTCGAGCTGGGGCACGTCTACCTGGCCGCCCCGCCGCTCTACAAGATCAAGTGGAACAAGAAGGGCGACGACGCGCAGTACGCGTACTCGGACCGGGAGCGTGACGGGCTCATCGCGCTGCGCCAGCAGAAGAAGCCCAACGCCCGGCCGGACGACATCCAGCGGTTCAAGGGTCTCGGCGAGATGAACTATCCCGAGCTGTGGGAGACCACGATGAACCCGGCCACCCGCACGCTGCGCCAGGTGACGCTCGACGACGCCGCAACCGCCGACGAGCTGTTCAGCGTCCTGATGGGTGAGGACGTCGAGGCGCGCCGGTCGTTCATCCAGCGCAACGCCAAGGACGTGCGGTTCCTGGACATCTGA
- a CDS encoding DLW-39 family protein, translating into MFKKLLILAGVVGVAAVVAKKIKASNDERALWHEATTAPDLR; encoded by the coding sequence ATGTTCAAGAAGCTCCTGATCCTGGCCGGCGTCGTCGGCGTCGCCGCCGTCGTGGCCAAGAAGATCAAGGCCTCGAACGACGAGCGCGCTCTCTGGCACGAGGCGACCACCGCGCCCGACCTGCGCTGA
- a CDS encoding DUF721 domain-containing protein, translating to MSDEVELPPARLGPGRGGRTPEGPEAKPGGEAGADRPDGAAGPELARAVLDAAKARRQAAAGTRRRSAVRGDGEKRLRGYSGPGPDPRDPQPLGAVLDKLVKARGWQQPAAEATVFGAWERVVGEEVAQHSRPVKLENGELTVEARSTAWATQLRLLAGSLLKQIASEVGHNVVRKLHIHGPAAPSWSRGPRRVRGRGPRDTYG from the coding sequence GTGTCGGATGAGGTGGAGCTCCCGCCCGCACGGTTGGGGCCGGGACGCGGTGGGCGTACTCCCGAGGGGCCGGAGGCGAAGCCGGGCGGTGAGGCCGGCGCGGACCGGCCGGACGGGGCGGCCGGGCCGGAGCTGGCCCGGGCCGTGCTGGACGCGGCGAAGGCCCGCCGGCAGGCGGCGGCCGGCACGCGGCGGCGCAGCGCGGTCCGCGGCGACGGCGAGAAGCGGCTGCGCGGCTACTCCGGGCCGGGGCCGGACCCGCGGGACCCGCAGCCGCTCGGCGCGGTGCTGGACAAGCTGGTCAAGGCGCGCGGCTGGCAGCAGCCGGCGGCCGAGGCGACGGTCTTCGGCGCCTGGGAGCGGGTGGTCGGCGAGGAGGTGGCGCAGCACAGCCGCCCCGTGAAGCTGGAGAACGGCGAGCTGACCGTGGAGGCCCGCTCGACGGCCTGGGCCACCCAGCTGCGGCTGCTCGCCGGCTCGCTGCTCAAGCAGATCGCCAGCGAGGTGGGCCACAACGTCGTGCGCAAGCTGCACATCCACGGACCGGCGGCGCCGTCCTGGTCGCGCGGCCCGCGCCGGGTGCGTGGTCGAGGGCCGCGCGACACCTACGGCTGA
- the gnd gene encoding phosphogluconate dehydrogenase (NAD(+)-dependent, decarboxylating) has translation MQLGLVGLGRMGGNMRERLRAAGHEVVGYDRNAELSDVASLAELAEKLESPRAVWVMVPAGVTDATIDELAGVLGEGDIIIDGGNSRFSDDAPRAERLNEQGIGYIDVGVSGGVWGKQNGYALMVGGAQEHVERLMPIFEALKPAGEFGFVHAGPVGAGHYAKMVHNGIEYGLMHAYAEGYELLAASELVTNVPGVFKSWREGTVVRSWLLDLLDRALDEDPELAELSGYTEDTGEGRWTVDEAVRLAVPLNVITASLFARFASRQDDSPAMKAVAALRQQFGGHAVHKR, from the coding sequence ATGCAGCTCGGCCTGGTAGGACTCGGCCGGATGGGCGGCAACATGCGCGAGCGGTTGCGCGCCGCCGGTCACGAGGTGGTCGGCTACGACCGCAACGCGGAGCTGAGCGACGTCGCGAGCCTCGCGGAGCTGGCCGAGAAGCTGGAATCGCCGCGCGCCGTCTGGGTGATGGTCCCGGCCGGCGTCACCGACGCCACCATCGACGAGCTCGCCGGTGTCCTCGGCGAGGGCGACATCATCATCGACGGCGGCAACTCCCGGTTCAGCGACGACGCCCCGCGCGCCGAGCGCCTCAACGAGCAGGGCATCGGCTACATCGACGTCGGCGTCTCCGGCGGCGTCTGGGGCAAGCAGAACGGCTACGCCCTGATGGTCGGCGGCGCCCAGGAGCACGTCGAGCGGCTCATGCCGATCTTCGAGGCGCTCAAGCCCGCGGGCGAGTTCGGCTTCGTGCACGCCGGCCCGGTCGGCGCCGGCCACTACGCCAAGATGGTGCACAACGGCATCGAGTACGGCCTCATGCACGCCTACGCCGAGGGCTACGAGCTGCTGGCCGCCTCCGAGCTGGTGACCAACGTGCCGGGCGTCTTCAAGTCCTGGCGCGAGGGCACCGTCGTCCGGTCCTGGCTGCTCGACCTGCTCGACCGGGCGCTGGACGAGGACCCGGAGCTGGCCGAGCTGAGCGGCTACACCGAGGACACCGGCGAGGGCCGGTGGACGGTCGACGAGGCGGTGCGGCTCGCCGTGCCGCTGAACGTCATCACCGCCTCGCTGTTCGCCCGGTTCGCCTCCCGGCAGGACGACTCGCCCGCCATGAAGGCCGTCGCCGCGCTGCGCCAGCAGTTCGGCGGGCACGCCGTCCACAAGCGCTGA
- the recF gene encoding DNA replication/repair protein RecF (All proteins in this family for which functions are known are DNA-binding proteins that assist the filamentation of RecA onto DNA for the initiation of recombination or recombinational repair.) → MYVRRLELVDFRSYERVGVDLEPGPNVLVGANGVGKTNLVEALGYVATLDSHRVATDAPLVRMGATSAVIRCAVVHEGRELLIELEIVPGKANRARLGRSPARRARDVLGALRLVLFAPEDLELVRGDPAERRRYLDDLLVTRQPRYAGVRADYDRVVKQRNALLRTAYLARKTGGSRGGDLSTLAVWDTHLAHHGAELLAGRLELVAALTPHVAKAYDAVAAGRGAAGIAYRPSLELPESTTDRAALVESLTAALSASRSAEIERGTTLVGPHRDDLALTLGPLPAKGYASHGESWSYALALRLAGYDLLRADGIEPVLVLDDVFAELDAGRRERLAELVGGASQLLVTCAVDDDVPATLRGTRYAVGEGTVRRVG, encoded by the coding sequence GTGTACGTCCGCCGGCTCGAACTGGTCGACTTCCGCTCGTACGAGCGGGTCGGCGTCGACCTGGAGCCGGGCCCGAACGTGCTGGTCGGCGCGAACGGTGTCGGCAAGACCAACCTGGTCGAGGCGTTGGGCTACGTGGCGACCCTGGACTCGCACCGGGTCGCCACGGACGCCCCGCTGGTCCGGATGGGCGCCACCTCGGCGGTGATCCGCTGTGCGGTGGTGCACGAGGGCCGGGAGCTCCTGATCGAGCTGGAGATCGTTCCGGGCAAGGCCAACCGGGCCCGGCTGGGTCGCTCCCCGGCCCGCCGTGCCCGGGACGTGCTGGGCGCGCTGCGGCTCGTGCTGTTCGCGCCGGAGGATCTGGAGCTCGTCCGCGGCGACCCGGCCGAGCGCCGCCGCTACCTGGACGACCTTCTGGTCACCCGCCAGCCCCGTTACGCCGGGGTGCGGGCCGACTACGACCGGGTGGTCAAGCAGCGCAACGCGCTGTTGCGGACGGCGTACCTGGCCCGGAAGACCGGCGGGTCGCGGGGCGGGGACCTGTCCACCCTCGCCGTGTGGGACACGCACCTGGCGCACCACGGCGCGGAGCTGCTCGCCGGCCGGCTCGAGCTGGTGGCCGCGCTGACCCCGCACGTGGCGAAGGCGTACGACGCGGTGGCGGCGGGCCGCGGGGCGGCGGGGATCGCGTACCGGCCGTCGCTGGAGCTGCCCGAGTCGACCACGGACCGGGCGGCGCTGGTGGAGTCGCTCACCGCCGCGCTGAGCGCGAGCCGGTCGGCGGAGATCGAGCGGGGCACCACCCTGGTGGGCCCGCACCGGGACGACCTGGCGCTCACCCTCGGCCCGCTGCCCGCCAAGGGCTACGCCAGCCATGGTGAATCCTGGTCGTACGCGCTGGCGCTGCGGCTGGCCGGCTACGACCTGCTGCGCGCCGACGGGATCGAGCCGGTGCTGGTGCTGGACGACGTCTTCGCCGAGCTGGACGCCGGCCGGCGGGAGCGGCTGGCCGAGCTGGTCGGCGGCGCGAGCCAGCTCCTGGTGACCTGTGCGGTCGACGACGACGTGCCGGCGACCCTGCGGGGCACCCGGTACGCGGTGGGCGAGGGGACGGTACGTCGTGTCGGATGA
- a CDS encoding site-specific integrase: MRYAPQEYQGGFYLSTPKDGSAGTIDLDPMVASALRRHVQEYPPTEVEMIDVTSGNPVRRRVPLLFTTTHKNPFTDRTWSAEWVKWREKAGWPKEHGGFHALRHFFATTLITNHVDPKEVQRALRHSTLQITLETYVHFWPRRERRRGVVGDVLRAAVSRRDHR; the protein is encoded by the coding sequence TTGCGGTACGCGCCGCAGGAGTACCAGGGCGGCTTCTACCTCAGTACGCCCAAGGATGGCTCGGCCGGCACGATCGACCTGGACCCGATGGTCGCCTCCGCGCTGCGCCGCCATGTGCAGGAGTACCCACCGACCGAGGTCGAAATGATCGATGTGACCTCGGGCAATCCGGTGCGCCGTCGCGTCCCGCTGCTGTTCACCACTACCCACAAGAACCCGTTCACCGACCGCACCTGGTCGGCGGAGTGGGTCAAGTGGCGGGAGAAGGCGGGCTGGCCCAAGGAGCACGGTGGCTTTCACGCTCTGCGGCACTTCTTCGCCACGACGCTGATCACCAACCACGTGGACCCGAAGGAAGTCCAACGGGCACTGCGGCACAGCACGCTACAAATCACCCTGGAGACTTACGTCCACTTCTGGCCACGCCGAGAGCGTCGGCGCGGTGTCGTGGGTGACGTGCTGCGGGCCGCCGTCAGCCGTCGGGACCATCGGTAA
- a CDS encoding MarR family winged helix-turn-helix transcriptional regulator, whose translation MADRLEGDPLALEEQVCFALSVAARGVVAVYRPLLEPMGLTHPQYLVMLALWQHAPLSVRELSRLLQLDPGTLSPLLKRLEAAGYVRRERDASDERSLAVSLTASGRALRAEAERIPPAIVQRLGLPLADLRHLHTVLTEVIAAANRATTAGPGEAGQPGQPSA comes from the coding sequence GTGGCCGACCGGCTGGAGGGTGATCCCCTGGCGCTGGAGGAGCAGGTGTGCTTCGCGCTCTCCGTCGCCGCGCGCGGCGTCGTCGCGGTCTACCGGCCGCTGCTGGAACCGATGGGGCTGACCCACCCGCAGTACCTGGTCATGCTGGCGCTCTGGCAGCACGCGCCGCTGTCGGTCCGGGAGCTGAGCCGGCTGCTCCAGCTCGACCCGGGCACCCTGTCACCGCTGCTCAAGCGGCTGGAAGCCGCCGGCTACGTGCGGCGCGAGCGCGACGCCTCGGACGAGCGCAGCCTGGCCGTCTCGCTCACCGCCAGCGGGCGCGCGCTCCGGGCGGAGGCCGAGCGGATCCCGCCGGCGATCGTGCAGCGGCTCGGCCTGCCGCTGGCGGACCTGCGGCACCTGCACACGGTGCTCACCGAGGTGATCGCGGCGGCCAACCGGGCCACGACGGCCGGACCCGGCGAGGCCGGGCAGCCGGGTCAGCCGTCGGCGTAG
- a CDS encoding DUF3566 domain-containing protein, translating into MTETQAKSGNTGTSANPVDEEAAQGGTPATGRAAVGRATVPADAPAPKFTRAPGMAPPPETSGEGSPPADQAETKVDAPTSADGLAAPAAAKPGTTPQPPKPAAAARPSTGTTGTTGTQPRVGAGLGTAPKPSPDGGRPAATGRPANGGGLPPGISGAAAVGAARVGEAVRAARTSVSSAASRGPRRARLNLKRIDPWSVMKFAFAVSVVLFIVVVVATSVLYLALDAMGVFKSVNDSLTDLVNAGGGQGGGGFRITAKGVILSSALIGLVNVVLFTALATLGAFVYNVCADLVGGIELTLAERD; encoded by the coding sequence ATGACGGAGACACAGGCGAAGTCGGGGAACACGGGGACCTCGGCCAACCCGGTCGACGAGGAGGCCGCACAGGGCGGTACACCAGCGACCGGCCGCGCGGCCGTGGGTCGGGCCACCGTCCCCGCCGACGCGCCTGCCCCGAAATTCACCCGGGCTCCTGGCATGGCCCCGCCGCCGGAAACCTCCGGCGAGGGATCGCCGCCGGCCGACCAGGCCGAGACGAAGGTCGACGCTCCGACGTCGGCCGACGGCCTGGCCGCGCCGGCCGCCGCGAAGCCCGGCACGACCCCGCAGCCGCCCAAGCCCGCGGCGGCCGCCCGGCCGTCCACCGGCACGACCGGCACGACCGGCACCCAGCCGCGCGTCGGCGCCGGCCTGGGCACCGCGCCGAAGCCGTCACCGGACGGCGGCCGTCCCGCCGCCACGGGCCGCCCCGCAAACGGGGGCGGCCTGCCGCCGGGCATCAGTGGTGCGGCCGCCGTCGGGGCCGCCCGCGTGGGTGAGGCGGTACGCGCCGCGCGTACCTCGGTCAGCTCGGCCGCGTCGCGCGGACCGCGCCGGGCCCGGCTGAACCTCAAGCGGATCGACCCGTGGTCCGTGATGAAGTTCGCGTTCGCGGTCTCCGTGGTGCTCTTCATCGTGGTGGTCGTGGCCACCTCGGTGCTTTACCTGGCGCTGGACGCGATGGGTGTGTTCAAGAGCGTCAACGACAGCCTCACCGACCTGGTGAACGCCGGCGGCGGTCAGGGCGGCGGCGGCTTCCGGATCACCGCCAAGGGCGTGATCCTCAGCTCCGCGCTGATCGGTCTGGTCAACGTCGTGCTCTTCACCGCGCTGGCGACGCTGGGCGCGTTCGTCTACAACGTCTGCGCCGACCTGGTCGGCGGGATCGAGCTGACGCTCGCCGAGCGGGACTGA
- the gyrA gene encoding DNA gyrase subunit A, whose product MTDTPESTPNEPETPETLAAVVAHDRIEPVGLEVEMQRSYLDYAMSVIVGRALPDVRDGLKPVHRKILYAMFDSGYRPDRGYVKCSRVVGDVMGQFHPHGDSAIYDALVRMAQPWSLRYPLVDGNGNFGSPGNDPAAAMRYTECKLDPLAMEMLRDIDEDTVDLQDNYDGRAKEPTILPSRIPNLLINGSEGIAVGMATKIPPHNLREIGAAVQWCLENPEADEATTLEALLEIVKGPDFPTHGLIVGQAGIQDAYRTGRGSIRMRAVVEVEEDKRGRPALVVSELPYQVNPDNLAERIAELIKEGKLAGIADIRDESSGRTGMRIVLVLKRDAVAKVVLNNLYKHTQLQETFGANMLALVDGVPRTLNLAQFIRYYVEHQIEVIRRRTAFRLRKAEERAHILRGLAKALDALDEVIALIRRSPTVEDARQGLIRLLEIDEVQATAILDMQLRRLAALERQRILDDLTKLEVEIADLKDILAKPERQRRIVSEELGEIVAKWGDDRRTKIVPFDGEVSMEDLIAREDVVVTITRTGYAKRTKVDLYRSQRRGGKGVSGATLRQDDIVSHFFVCSTHDWILFFTNKGRVYRAKAYELPEASRVAKGQHVANLLAFQADEQIAQIIEIPNYQVAPYLVLATKNGLVKKTRLEEFDSNRSGGVIAINLRDEDELVGAALVAPTDDLLLVSKNAQAIRFNASDEALRPMGRATSGVIGMRFSDEDVLLAMEVVREGMDMDVLVATNGGYAKRTPIEEYPVQGRGGKGVLTAKITERRGGLVGAVVINPDDELFAITSNGGVIRTPVKPVRRTRDRNTMGVKLMDLPDGVTIVAIARNADEPDEQD is encoded by the coding sequence GTGACCGATACTCCCGAGTCCACGCCGAACGAGCCGGAGACCCCGGAGACACTGGCCGCGGTCGTCGCGCACGACCGCATCGAGCCGGTCGGGCTCGAGGTCGAGATGCAGCGCTCGTACCTCGACTACGCGATGAGCGTGATCGTCGGTCGGGCCCTGCCGGACGTCCGGGACGGGCTCAAGCCGGTCCACCGCAAGATCCTCTACGCGATGTTCGACTCCGGCTACCGCCCGGACCGCGGCTACGTGAAGTGCTCCCGGGTCGTCGGTGACGTGATGGGCCAGTTCCACCCGCACGGCGACTCGGCCATCTACGACGCGCTGGTCCGGATGGCGCAGCCCTGGTCGCTGCGCTACCCGCTGGTCGACGGCAACGGCAACTTCGGCTCGCCGGGCAACGACCCGGCCGCGGCCATGCGGTACACCGAGTGCAAGCTCGACCCGCTGGCCATGGAGATGCTCCGGGACATCGACGAGGACACCGTCGACCTCCAGGACAACTACGACGGCCGGGCCAAGGAACCCACCATCCTGCCGTCCCGCATCCCCAACCTGCTGATCAACGGTTCCGAGGGCATCGCGGTCGGCATGGCCACCAAGATCCCGCCGCACAACCTGCGCGAGATCGGCGCGGCCGTGCAGTGGTGCCTGGAGAACCCGGAGGCCGACGAGGCCACCACCCTCGAGGCGCTGCTGGAGATCGTCAAGGGCCCGGACTTCCCGACCCACGGCCTGATCGTCGGCCAGGCCGGCATCCAGGACGCCTACCGGACCGGGCGCGGCTCGATCCGCATGCGCGCCGTGGTCGAGGTCGAGGAGGACAAGCGCGGCCGGCCGGCGCTGGTGGTCAGCGAGCTGCCCTACCAGGTCAACCCGGACAACCTGGCCGAGCGGATCGCCGAGCTGATCAAGGAGGGCAAGCTCGCCGGGATCGCCGACATCCGCGACGAGTCCTCCGGTCGTACCGGCATGCGGATCGTGCTCGTGCTCAAGCGCGACGCGGTCGCCAAGGTGGTGCTGAACAACCTCTACAAGCACACCCAGCTCCAGGAGACCTTCGGCGCCAACATGCTGGCGCTGGTCGACGGCGTGCCGCGCACGCTCAACCTGGCCCAGTTCATCCGCTACTACGTCGAGCACCAGATCGAGGTCATCCGCCGGCGGACCGCGTTCCGCCTGCGGAAGGCCGAGGAGCGGGCGCACATCCTGCGCGGTCTGGCCAAGGCGCTGGACGCGCTCGACGAGGTGATCGCCCTGATCCGGCGCTCGCCCACCGTCGAGGACGCCCGTCAGGGCCTCATCCGGCTGCTGGAGATCGACGAGGTCCAGGCGACCGCGATCCTGGACATGCAGCTGCGCCGGCTGGCCGCCCTGGAGCGGCAGCGGATCCTGGACGACCTGACCAAGCTCGAGGTGGAGATCGCCGACCTCAAGGACATCCTGGCCAAGCCCGAGCGGCAGCGCCGGATCGTCTCCGAGGAACTGGGCGAGATCGTCGCCAAGTGGGGCGACGACCGGCGCACCAAGATCGTGCCGTTCGACGGCGAGGTCTCCATGGAGGACCTCATCGCCCGCGAGGACGTGGTCGTCACGATCACCCGCACCGGGTACGCCAAGCGCACCAAGGTCGACCTCTACCGCTCGCAGCGACGGGGCGGCAAGGGCGTCAGCGGGGCCACGCTGCGGCAGGACGACATCGTCAGCCATTTCTTCGTATGCTCCACCCACGACTGGATCCTGTTCTTCACGAACAAGGGCCGGGTCTACCGGGCCAAGGCGTACGAGCTTCCCGAAGCCAGTAGGGTGGCCAAGGGCCAGCACGTGGCCAACCTGCTCGCCTTCCAAGCGGACGAGCAGATCGCGCAGATCATCGAAATCCCGAACTACCAGGTGGCGCCCTACCTGGTACTGGCCACGAAGAACGGCCTGGTGAAGAAGACGCGGCTCGAGGAGTTCGACTCCAACCGTTCCGGCGGAGTCATCGCGATCAACCTGCGCGATGAGGACGAGCTGGTCGGTGCTGCCCTCGTTGCCCCGACCGACGACCTGCTGCTGGTCTCCAAGAACGCCCAGGCCATTCGCTTCAACGCGAGCGATGAGGCGCTGCGCCCGATGGGCCGGGCCACGTCCGGGGTGATCGGCATGCGGTTCAGCGACGAGGATGTCCTGCTGGCGATGGAGGTCGTCCGCGAGGGCATGGATATGGACGTGCTGGTCGCGACGAACGGGGGGTACGCGAAACGAACCCCGATCGAGGAATACCCGGTCCAGGGCCGGGGAGGTAAGGGCGTGCTGACTGCGAAGATCACCGAGCGACGCGGTGGCCTGGTCGGCGCGGTGGTGATCAACCCGGACGACGAGTTGTTCGCCATCACCAGCAACGGTGGCGTCATCCGGACTCCGGTGAAGCCTGTACGCCGTACGCGTGACCGGAACACAATGGGGGTCAAGCTGATGGACCTCCCGGACGGCGTGACTATCGTGGCGATTGCTCGCAATGCCGACGAGCCTGACGAACAGGACTAG
- a CDS encoding TetR/AcrR family transcriptional regulator — MPRSGLTRDRVVAQAATVADEVGFDRLALATVAKRLNVSLPALYKHIDSLAGLQRDVAVLGVRELTVAISTATVGRSGRDALHAAARAYREYALAHPGRAAAAVRAPDPADAEHLVVGRAAVEVLLALLRGYDITGDDAIHAVRAMRVVLHGFVTLEAAGGFGLPQSLDETFDRLVDSLDATFRAWAAGVPTKPS; from the coding sequence ATGCCCCGTTCGGGTCTGACCCGCGACCGCGTGGTCGCACAGGCCGCGACGGTGGCCGACGAGGTGGGCTTCGACCGGCTCGCTCTGGCCACCGTCGCGAAGCGACTGAACGTCTCCCTGCCCGCGCTCTACAAGCACATCGACAGCCTGGCCGGGCTGCAACGCGACGTGGCCGTGCTCGGCGTGCGGGAGCTGACCGTAGCGATCTCCACCGCCACGGTGGGCCGGTCCGGTCGCGACGCCCTGCACGCGGCGGCACGGGCGTACCGCGAGTACGCGCTCGCGCATCCCGGCCGCGCCGCCGCCGCCGTCCGGGCACCGGACCCGGCGGACGCCGAGCACCTGGTCGTCGGGCGGGCGGCGGTCGAGGTGCTGCTCGCCTTGCTGAGGGGCTACGACATCACCGGGGACGACGCGATCCACGCGGTACGCGCGATGCGCGTGGTCCTGCACGGGTTCGTGACCCTGGAGGCGGCCGGCGGGTTCGGGCTGCCGCAGTCCCTCGACGAGACGTTCGACCGGCTGGTCGACTCCCTGGACGCTACGTTCCGCGCCTGGGCGGCTGGCGTGCCGACGAAACCGTCGTAG